The following proteins are encoded in a genomic region of Brachypodium distachyon strain Bd21 chromosome 1, Brachypodium_distachyon_v3.0, whole genome shotgun sequence:
- the LOC100842501 gene encoding uncharacterized protein LOC100842501: MPDRRSMTKLDDLPEDLIIDKILILLLAKDIGRCRTVRKSWGSATSTPKFMLDHHRRQPSLPIIDGQPSRFVALRCGMGTKVSDEQLWPIPTNSNKASDKFHLHTTCDDGLVIVSQGPRFYICCNPAIHKHAPLPLHCPHDILGLYRHNATGEYRVLWCTRYTSNAETLFIHTVGANESRSVTVRSPTAPSSSPSLEQALHEGLPWNYSNCSPVHLHGGLHWLSHNTNKSIPRRGDIIVFDTTAESFRWMRGPVRSGLLGNMPFEMEGKLALWSGNSYQCTTAMDVWVMQDYDAEIWALKYRIDVSTVEASRQLHLATLEKKKKTSRDLRVKMIHNMVVLNDHELLIQFNYNHVLRCDIGGKFLEMVNIGKRQYCMKLTQHRLKESIIPVLFDEMQE; this comes from the coding sequence ATGCCAGACAGGAGAAGCATGACCAAGCTGGACGACCTGCCCGAGGATCTCATCATCGACAAGATACTCATCCTGTTGCTGGCCAAGGACATCGGCCGTTGCCGCACTGTCCGCAAATCATGGGGCAGCGCCACCTCCACGCCAAAGTTCATGCTTGACCACCACCGTCGCCAGCCATCGCTCCCCATCATTGACGGCCAGCCCTCCCGTTTCGTGGCCCTCCGTTgtggcatgggcaccaaggtcTCCGATGAACAGCTCTGGCCCATCCCCACGAACAGCAACAAAGCCAGTGACAAGTTTCACCTCCACACCACCTGTGACGACGGCCTCGTAATCGTCTCCCAGGGACCCCGATTCTACATCTGCTGCAACCCAGCCATCCACAAGCATGCTCCCCTACCGCTCCATTGTCCCCATGACATACTTGGACTCTACCGACACAATGCAACTGGGGAATACAGGGTGCTCTGGTGCACAAGGTACACAAGCAATGCAGAAACTTTGTTCATCCACACAGTAGGAGCTAATGAGTCAAGGAGCGTCACGGTAAGATCCCCAACAGCACcctcctcgtcgccttccCTGGAACAGGCCTTACATGAGGGGCTACCCTGGAACTATTCTAATTGTTCCCCAGTTCACCTCCATGGCGGGCTTCACTGGTTATCCCATAATACCAACAAGAGCATTCCACGTCGTGGGGACATCATTGTGTTTGACACAACAGCTGAGTCGTTCCGGTGGATGCGCGGTCCTGTCCGGTCAGGCCTTCTGGGGAATATGCCGTTTGAGATGGAGGGAAAGCTTGCTTTGTGGAGCGGCAACTCTTACCAATGCACTACTGCTATGGATGTCTGGGTGATGCAGGATTACGATGCTGAGATCTGGGCCTTGAAGTACCGGATTGACGTGTCTACGGTGGAGGCATCACGGCAACTCCATTTAGCTActcttgaaaagaaaaagaaaacatcacGTGATTTAAGAGTGAAAATGATCCATAATATGGTTGTGCTCAACGATCATGAGCTGCTCATACAGTTTAATTATAACCATGTGTTGCGCTGTGACATTGGTGGCAAGTTCCTAGAAATGGTGAACATTGGGAAGAGACAATATTGTATGAAACTCACTCAGCATCGCCTCAAAGAGAGCATTATTCCAGTCCTGTTTGATGAGATGCAAGAGTAA
- the LOC100838972 gene encoding chaperone protein dnaJ 8, chloroplastic, translating into MAVIVAGGPAVLCAGGSPPQRRRAPASVRCVGGAAAARSTRPAPGAGAVEDHYATLRLTPGASRGEVKKAFHRLALEYHPDAVGHGHGRGEGDGGVGVDFERINAAYQRVMSNIRAAEERLEYWRQRYGLADEDLDRYRYYLNDDDDDDEDW; encoded by the coding sequence ATGGCTGTCATCGTCGCCGGAGGACCAGCGGTTCTGTGCGCGGGGGGCTCGCCGCCTcagcggcggagggcgccggcgtcggtgaGGTGCgtgggcggggcggcggcggcgcggtcgacgaggccggcgccgggggcgggggcggtggAGGACCACTACGCGACGCTGCGGCTGACGCCGGGGGCGAGCAGGGGCGAGGTGAAGAAGGCCTTCCACCGCCTCGCGCTGGAGTACCACCCGGACGCCGTCGGCCATGGCCACGGGCGCGGCGAaggggacggcggcgtgggcgtggACTTCGAGAGGATCAACGCGGCGTATCAGAGGGTGATGAGCAACAtccgggcggcggaggagcggctCGAGTACTGGCGCCAGCGGTACGGCCTCGCCGACGAGGACCTCGACCGCTACAGGTACTAcctcaacgacgacgacgacgacgacgaggactgGTGA